GGCCGGTTGGCCCAACGGCAAATCGGTGATGCTGCTGGTGGGCCACCAGCCGGCCCTGGGCCAGTCCATCGCGCTGCTGCTCGGGATGCAGCAGGACAGCTGCCCGGTGCGCAAGGGCTCGGTCTGGTGGATTCGCACGCGCGAGCGCGACGGCGACGTTCAGACCGTCGTGGTCACGGTGCAGGCGCCCGAGCTGCTGTAGAGCCGCCCGGGGGGCGGACGGGTTCCGGCGCTCAGCCGCCGCTCAGCAGCATGCGCCAGCCGGTCTTCTGCCAGGCCAGTGCCTCTTCGCGCAGCAGGTGGGCCGATTGGGGATAGGCGTCGGGCCAGTCGGCGCGGCAGGTGACCGAGAAGGTGCGCGCGTCGGGCTTGGCGAGGCGCAGCCCCTGCGTGTCGGGGTCGCGCCGCGCATGGCAGAGGATCACCGCCAGACGCAGGGCCACCAGTTGCGCCACGAAGGTCTCGTCGTCGAGCGACGCTTCGAGCTTGCGCAGCTTGCCGCGGTGGCCCAGCACCAACTGACTCAACTGGTGCAGTTCATTGGTCGCGAAGCCGGGTGCATCGGCGTTGTCGAGGATGTAGGCGCCATGCTTGTGGTAGTCGCTGTGCGAGACCAGCGTGCCGATTTCGTGCAGCTGCGCGGCCCATCCCAGCTTGCGCAGGGCCCGGCCGGCCCGGCTGGTGGTGCTGCCGCCGCGCGCGGCCGGGTCGAGCTGCACGTACAGCGCCGAGGCGGTCTCGCCGACGCGCCGGGCCTGTGCGGTGTCGGTGGCGAAACGGGTCGCCAGCCGCGTGACCGTGCCGCTGCGCAGGTCGGCCACGCTGTCGTCGCGCTCCAATAGTTCATAGAGCGCCCCATGGCGCAGCGCGCCCTGAGCGATCTTCATTTCGCGGATGTCGAGCAGGTCGAACACCGCACGCAGCACGGCGAGGCCGCCGCCGATCACGGCCTTGCGGTCTTCGCGCATGCCGTCCATGCGCAGCTTGTCGACACTGCCGGCCTTGAGCAGCCGGTCGAGCAGCCAGTCGAGGCCATCGCGCGTGACGATGCCGGGGGCGGACCCCGCGGCGGCCAGCACGTCGCCGACGGCGCCGATGGTGCCGGACGCCCCGTAGGCGACATCCCACTGGTCCGCCGCATAGGTCGACAACGCGTCGTCCAGCACGGCCTTGGCCGCCACCTCGGCGGAGCGGAAGGCCGTGGCGGTGAACTGGCCCTGCGGAAAGTGCTTCATCGACCAGGCGACGCTGCCGACACGGTACGACTCCATCACCTGCGCCTCGAGCGCGCGGCCGATGATCATCTCGGTGGAGCGGCCACCGATGTCGACGACCAGGCGGCGTTCGCGGTCGGAGACGTCGCTGTGCGGCAGCATGTGGGCCACGCCCTGGTAGATCAGCCGGGCCTCTTCGCGGCCGGGGATCACGTCGATGCCGAAGCCGAGCACCGTGCGGGCGCGCAGCAGGAATTCGTCGCGGTTGCGCGCCTCGCGCAGCGTCTGGGTGGCCACGGCGCGCACCTGCGAGCGCTTGAAGCCGGCCAGCCGCTCGCCGAAGCGGGCCAGGGCGTCCCAGCCGCGCTGCATGGCTTCGGGGGTCAGGTTGCGGCTGCTGTCCAGGCCGTTGCCCTGACGCACCACTTCCTTCAGGTACTCGGTCCGGTGGATCTGGCCATGGTCGACGCGACCGATTTCGAGGCGAAAGCTGTTGGAGCCGAGGTCGACCGCAGCGAGAAGGGTGCCGTTTTGCATGAAGGAGGAGGGCGGTCGCAGGAGAGAGGAAGGCAGTCGCGCATGGTAGCCGCAGCGCACGTAGCGAAACGTGACGGTTCTGTGACGGCGTCACGAAGTCTCGACCGCCGCAAGGCCCGTTTTCATTGGGCAGAGCGGTGTCACATCGATGTCACACAAGCTTCCTACAGTCCGCTTCAACCCGATTCGGGATAGCCTGACTTCACAAAGGAAGCCTCATGAAAACGACCTTCAAATTTGCAGCCGCCGGCCTCGTGGCCGCCGCTTTCGCCCATGTTCCCGCCTTCGCCCAGAACGTGACCGGCGCCGGCGCCAGCTTCCCCGCACCGCTGTACGCCAAGTGGGCCAGCGACTTCGCCAAGGCCACCGGCACGCAAGTGAACTACCAATCGGTCGGTTCGGGCGCCGGCCTCAAGCAGATCGAAGCCAAGACCGTCGACTTCGGCGCCTCCGACGCGCCGCTCAAGGACGAAGAACTGCAAGCCAAGGGCCTGATGCAGTTCCCCACCGTGATCGGTGGCGTGATCCCCGTGGTGAACATCACCGGCCTCAAGCCGGGCGAACTCAAGCTCAGCGGCGAAGTCCTCGGCGACATCTACCTGGGCAAGATCACCAAGTGGAACGACCCGGCCATCAAGGCCCTGAACGGTTCGCTGGCCCTGCCCGACGCCGCCATCGCGCCGGTCCGCCGCGCCGACGGTTCGGGCACCAGCTTCCTCTTCACCAACTACCTGAGCAAGGTCAACGCCGAGTGGAAGAGCAAGGTCGGCGAAGGCACGGCCGTGAACTGGCCCGTGGGTGCCGGCGGCAAGGGCAACGAAGGCGTCGCCGCTTTCGTGAACCGCCTGCCCAACTCGATCGGCTACGTCGAGTATGCGTACGTCAAGCAGAACAAGATGACCTACGCCCAGCTGAAGAACGAAGCAGGCAGCTTCGTATCGCCCGAAGACACGGCCTTCAAGGCCGCCGCAGCGGGTGCCGACTGGAGCAAGTCGTTCTATCAGGTGCTGACGAACCAGCCGGGCGCACAATCGTGGCCCATCACCGGCGCCACCTTCATCCTGATGCAGAAGTCGCAGGACAAGCCGGCCAACGCGGCCACGGTCCTGAAGTTCTTCGACTGGGCCTACAAGACCGGCGACAAGACCGCCGACGACCTGGACTACGTGCCGATGCCTGACGCCGTCAAGGCCACCATCGCCAAGAGCTGGGGCGAGATCAAGGACGGCTCGGGCAAGGCCATCGCGTACAAGTAAGAAGGACAGGCGCGCCGTATGAGCAGCAATCCGCTCCACGGCGCGTCTCCCATGTCTCCACCGGAGCACACCGTGTCATCCACCTTCCCCGCCAATGCCCAGACGCTCGACCTCGCGGCCGAGCGCGCTCGCGTTTCCGCGACCCCGCCACCGGCCAAGCGGCCGCGCACCGGCGCCCTGACCGACCGGCTCTTTGGCTGGGCCGCCAAGGGCGCCGCGCTGCTGACCCTGGCGATGCTCATCGGCATCCTGCTGTCGCTGATCGTCGGCGCCTGGCCTGCCATCACCAAGTACGGCCTGAGCTTCCTCACCAGCAGCGTGTGGGACCCGGTGCAGGAAGAGTACGGCGGCCTGGTGATGATCTACGGCACGCTGGCCACGTCGCTCATCGCGCTGGTGATCGCCGTGCCGGTGAGCTTCGGCATCGCGCTGTTCCTCACCGAGATGTCGCCGGCGTGGCTCAAGCGCCCGCTGGGCACGGCCATCGAACTGCTGGCGGCGGTGCCGTCCATCGTGTACGGCATGTGGGGCCTGCTCGTGTTCGGGCCGATCCTGTCGACCTATGTGCAGCAGCCGCTGCAGAGCCTGCTGGCCGGAGTGCCCTACCTGGGCGCGCTGGTGTCGGGCCCGCCGGTGGGCATCGGCATCCTGTCGGCCGGGATCATCCTGGCCATCATGATCATTCCCTTCATCGCCTCGGTGATGCGCGACGTGTTCGAAGTCACGCCGCCGCTGCTGAAGGAGTCGGCCTATGGCCTCGGTTCCACCACCTGGGAGGTCGTCTCCAAGGTGGTGCTGCCGTACACCAAGGCCGGCGTCGTCGGCGGCATCATGCTCGGCCTGGGCCGCGCACTGGGCGAGACGATGGCCGTCACTTTCGTGATCGGCAACATGAACCAGCTCAACTCGCTGTCGGTCTTCGAGGCCGCCAACAGCATCACCTCGGCCCTGGCCAACGAATTCGCCGAGGCCGGCGCCGGCCTGCACCAGGCCGCGTTGATGTACCTCGGCCTGGTGCTGTTCTTCATCACCTTCGTCGTGCTGACGCTGTCGAAGATCCTGCTGCAGCGCATGAAGAAGAGTGAAGGGAAGGCATCATGAGCACCGCCGAAAAGCTCCTGGGCATCAAGACGCTCAACGAAACCCGCGCCGCCAAGTTCGCCGGGCGCAAGCGCGTCAACCAGGTCGCGCTGACGCTGTCGGTGGCCGCCATGGCCTTCGGCGTGTTCTGGCTCATGTGG
The sequence above is drawn from the Variovorax sp. J2L1-78 genome and encodes:
- a CDS encoding Ppx/GppA phosphatase family protein encodes the protein MQNGTLLAAVDLGSNSFRLEIGRVDHGQIHRTEYLKEVVRQGNGLDSSRNLTPEAMQRGWDALARFGERLAGFKRSQVRAVATQTLREARNRDEFLLRARTVLGFGIDVIPGREEARLIYQGVAHMLPHSDVSDRERRLVVDIGGRSTEMIIGRALEAQVMESYRVGSVAWSMKHFPQGQFTATAFRSAEVAAKAVLDDALSTYAADQWDVAYGASGTIGAVGDVLAAAGSAPGIVTRDGLDWLLDRLLKAGSVDKLRMDGMREDRKAVIGGGLAVLRAVFDLLDIREMKIAQGALRHGALYELLERDDSVADLRSGTVTRLATRFATDTAQARRVGETASALYVQLDPAARGGSTTSRAGRALRKLGWAAQLHEIGTLVSHSDYHKHGAYILDNADAPGFATNELHQLSQLVLGHRGKLRKLEASLDDETFVAQLVALRLAVILCHARRDPDTQGLRLAKPDARTFSVTCRADWPDAYPQSAHLLREEALAWQKTGWRMLLSGG
- the pstS gene encoding phosphate ABC transporter substrate-binding protein PstS, yielding MKTTFKFAAAGLVAAAFAHVPAFAQNVTGAGASFPAPLYAKWASDFAKATGTQVNYQSVGSGAGLKQIEAKTVDFGASDAPLKDEELQAKGLMQFPTVIGGVIPVVNITGLKPGELKLSGEVLGDIYLGKITKWNDPAIKALNGSLALPDAAIAPVRRADGSGTSFLFTNYLSKVNAEWKSKVGEGTAVNWPVGAGGKGNEGVAAFVNRLPNSIGYVEYAYVKQNKMTYAQLKNEAGSFVSPEDTAFKAAAAGADWSKSFYQVLTNQPGAQSWPITGATFILMQKSQDKPANAATVLKFFDWAYKTGDKTADDLDYVPMPDAVKATIAKSWGEIKDGSGKAIAYK
- the pstC gene encoding phosphate ABC transporter permease subunit PstC yields the protein MSPPEHTVSSTFPANAQTLDLAAERARVSATPPPAKRPRTGALTDRLFGWAAKGAALLTLAMLIGILLSLIVGAWPAITKYGLSFLTSSVWDPVQEEYGGLVMIYGTLATSLIALVIAVPVSFGIALFLTEMSPAWLKRPLGTAIELLAAVPSIVYGMWGLLVFGPILSTYVQQPLQSLLAGVPYLGALVSGPPVGIGILSAGIILAIMIIPFIASVMRDVFEVTPPLLKESAYGLGSTTWEVVSKVVLPYTKAGVVGGIMLGLGRALGETMAVTFVIGNMNQLNSLSVFEAANSITSALANEFAEAGAGLHQAALMYLGLVLFFITFVVLTLSKILLQRMKKSEGKAS